DNA sequence from the Falco biarmicus isolate bFalBia1 chromosome 5, bFalBia1.pri, whole genome shotgun sequence genome:
TTAACTTGTCTGTACAACTAACCACAAATAGTAGTGCCTACATAGAGCGCTGCTTGCTCTTCTTGCTCTCTGCTCACAGCATAACCACACCTGCCATGATGTTCGTTACAGTCTTAGCTTAAATGGAATTTGtccagcataaaaaaaaaaaaaataaattaccttcGGGATTTACCATGCCTTGCAAAATCTTTCTGGTGAATGGCTTATGTGGCAAAAAGTTTGTGAGTCTCTGAATGTACTGAGTGGGTATGTCAGGTGTAAAACTTAGATTCTCTCTCTTCATTATGTAATTCAAGTGATACCAGAGGGGAACATCTGACTTGCTGTGGTCATCTTGGGACTCAGCTGGTGGCACGTGAGAGCTAGGATCCATTCAGGCTTTTTCCAAGCTTATCCATTGGTAGGCTTTCCCAACAGTATCTTCCCACTGTCATGCAACATgggaaatttttaatatttgccaTTTGTAGACTTCATGGTAGATACGCAGATACTGATGGGATATTTGCATGAGCAGATGGTGGTGAGGAATACCTGTGCTTGCTTCTCTCAGCAAATTTTTATGGATCCTTTAGAAGTAGTTCATGATCTGACAGGAAATTACAGAGCAGAGCTTAAAAACCACCTTATTACAAGCAAACAAACTTTCCTAAACCTATAGGGCAAAACACACACCCTTCTTGCAATCCACGTTACAGGCAAAGGAAAACCTCTCCTGCTGCATGtgatctgctttgctttcattaagcAGGGCAGTGTTGGCTGTCTGCCATAACTCTTGTTTGGGCCCACAAATTGTAGAAGTGACCATACCACAGTGCAGGGTAATGCAGCCCAGTGGCAAGAGAGTTCCTCTAAAGCAGTTGCATGGCCAGCAAGAGCTGTGTGAGAAAGCAAGTGCAGGGAACACCTCTGCACACCCTCACTAAAGACGATGGTGCATGACTTCAAGCTTCAGTGCAGTGAAGAAGAGGAGCCCTGTGGGAGTCTTTCCTATTGCACTGAGTTTAAAACATTGTGTAGAGGCTAGGCAggaacagcaacagcagagtAGGCTGAGAAGATGCTTCTGGAAGCTGGTGATGCTGCAGACAGGTctgcctggctggctggtggAGACGAGCTGGGGGGAGGCTTTGACCCCACGCTGGGCTGTGTGGATGGCCAGTGTGGGTGGCAGGATGGGTAGCAGCGTAGCAGGATGGTTTCCACAAGGACCATGGTATGGCTGCTGGCACCTGGCACTTTTGTTCTCTGTGGGGCCGAGGAGGCCTGGTACTGGGAATGTGGGTGCAAGACTATATGCACACGCTGCATACAGGCACACAGGGAGCTGTGAACATGGGTGGTGAAAGGACTGCAAAGGTCCGGTGTGGCCCTCACgtcccagcagtgctgagaatAGCTGACTTGTGTGGACATGTGGGAACGAGAGTGAAGAGACCTTTGCTTTGCAGTGACAGCACCAGAGAAAGCCACAAGATGAACATATGCTCTTAGATGGTTTTGCTGAGGTTTGGAGCACcctcttcccagccctgccccccctACAGCTCCGTCAACCAACTTCAGGTTTGGCTTGAGTCCTTCTCTGGTGTTCCCTCACTGAGacctcttccttcctctggcACCACCCTTTCCAACCCCTGTCCCAAACCCACCACACTTCCGCTTACTCACAACACTGCCACCCCCCAGATACGCTCATGCATTTTAAGTCCAATGGGAAATTCTCCTGGAGGTGACAACCCCTGCCAGCTATGTGACATGCTACGTGACAGACAGACACTACCAAACTCAGAACATCTGtgattttctcccctcctcccttctgcccagccagccctgaTGCTTTTCACCTGGCTGAGAGACATCCAGAAAAGAGCTGACACCAGCCAGACACAGCATACAGTCTTCAGTAAAGCTGTGCTGCTTCCTGCTCCTGGGTCTTTCCTCCCCATCCGCTCCAGGGGAAGATAAAATGACAGTTTCTCAACAGGACACAAAAGCATATTGATGAAGAGGTGTGAGAGCTTGAGAGAGGGAGGAAACAGCCTGAAGAGGAAGATTCAAGTACTTGGAGAATGAAGAAGAGACAAAGGGTTGAGAGCAGAGAAAGCGAGatagggaaagaaaggaaggaagcaagctATGGAGGGGCTAAAAGGGAATGAGGACAAAAGCACAGGAGAGGAGGACATGAAAGCTGGGAGGGCAGTAGGAGGGTGGAGGGAGCAGCACAAGCTGAGACTGCTGGAGTAGCAAATGCAGCCATTTCAGTGAGGAGGAGGTGTCTCTTGTGTTCCCACCATCACTGGAAACCCAGGGAGACACCCTGGCTCAGTGCTTCTTGATCCTGAAGGCCCTGTGCTGAGTGAGGCTGTCCCTGGGGGAGCTCCTGGCAAGGACTCCCCATGGTTCTGCTTTCCCTGTGCTCCTACAGCAGGGGGGCCATGTTGTGAGGGGGAGGTTTGTCCAGGACCTTCTCGGTGCTGGTGGAGAGAGACCACTACAGTGGGGGATGAGGTGGGATGACTCAAGGACAACTTGGTCTGATCTGCACAGGATCAAAAGCCTGTGACACAGGCATGGCTTTTGATCTTGGCGCTGGGCAGGGCAAATGcaccctctgcagcaggaaCTTGTTCTTTTCATCtgggttttgcttcttttggaaaatacagctATTTTCCTCAAGTACTTTGATGCTTCTCAAATACATGCTACAGCCCAAGAACTAATTCTGTCTCCTCCCACTGATCACTTCCTCTGAACCACAAAACATGTCAGCCTGTTACTTTTCTCATCTATCCACTTCCAAGTTACCATTTCCCCTTGGGAAGCCACAGCAAAAAATGGGGATAAAATGCTGGGCCACCATGCTCTCAGACCAGCCAGCTGCCTTCCCACCCCCTGAGGGCCCAAGAGAAATCTATTGCCATCGCTTGAAGACACTGCATGGACTGACTCCACCGTCTCTCCTTGCCATGTATCCAAGTAATGAAAACAAGACGACGGCACACCCCACACCTCCCACCTCTGAAGCCCACTTGCCCCCAGAAATCCTTCCCCCCCATCCCTGTTTCCCCTAAGCAAGACACACAGCTGAGACacagaaacaagagaaaggaagatgacGGACAGTCCACTGtgcaaaaaaacaaactgagaaTGAGGACACTCTGGGAAGGACGGGGGAGACGCCTTTGGTCCCTCTCTGGCACATAGGTAggtgcacacgcacacacgcacactcaCATCCTCTCACACACACGGAGGATGTGCCACATGCTTCAGAGACAGGCCCATGGTGGAGTCAAGGGTAGCAGGGATGGGTTGTTTCATCCAGAGACACTGGGTGacagtggggaggggggggtcaTTCACAGGTTACTTTCATGGTTTTCCTCTGTCTCAACAGTCATGGGGGGCAGCCCTCCGTTGTCGTTCAGCCGCTTGGCCCTGTAGGTCTCATAGTGGATGTTGTGGGTCACTTCTTTTAGGTCCTGAAGGTGGGTCCTGCAGGGAGCAAAGTGGAGATGGCGTTGGAAAGAGGATATGATAACCAGTATCACCGCAGTCAGTATTGATCTCCTGATGATCATCTTATTCCCTGAGATAAATGGAAGATTTCTTCAGTCAGTCTGGCTAATGGGTGTACCCCTCCTTCTACATGGATGGCATGGGTGCCATCATACACAACGGAGAGCTGGAGCATCAGCATTGAAGAACACATACACAGGATGCAGAATATGGGCTGAAATCCCTGGCTGTGCTTGCCAGTGTCCTCCCCTTCTCACACCTGGGCCAGTGGGACAGCTACTGGCCATCCTGGTGTGTCAGAGCAGACAAGGGCTTAACTCATCTGAAGCAGTGGTGAGacaaggaggcagcaggagtgTGTATCAGGTCCACTGCAGACCATAACCTGCAGAACAATGCTGTGAACATTGTCCCTAACCTCCAGAGAAAGCCTGTGGCTTGGATTGCTGTATGCTTTGTGATGATCACTTGGTTAGGATGTTTTTACTGGAAGACTTAGGGAAAGCACATCTGCTGCAAAAGGTattgcaaaacagaaagacagTAGGGCAACGTCAAAGCATTGTACCTGGCCAAGTGTCTCAATACCACCATACCCACAGGTGGAATGAGCTACAGGGCTCTGGCTTTGAAGTGTGCTTTCCTTACTTTCTTACTTCTGGTGTTGTTTTAAAACCCGATTGTATTTATAGGATGTGGTAGTGGCCTCTTTCTCACTGACTTCCAACCCAGACCTGTTGTCAGCAACAAATAGTGGTTGTTGCACCCTAATGTCTTTAATGAGGTAGAAGCAGGGTGGTAGTACCCTGCTTTTCTCCGGGTGTCCAGCTCATACATGAAAACTAGCAACTACTTGACATAGTGGTCATGTCACTAAGAGAGGCACTAGCATATTTGCCCCTTAACTCAATCCAACCCTACCCCAATAAGTTTTCAGTGCCcgaaatgtattttattttcctttctgtatggGCTATTTCACTCTAAGAGGATCTCAGGAAGGCTCCCTGCTCATCAACAGCAAACTGATGCATGACTATGGCCTTACCTGATGACAAAATCTCGAAGTAGGGCAAATTCACAGTGAGTGAGGttttccactgaaaagaaagcaagcaattGTTACAGAGCAACAACAGCCTTTGTTGTTacagagcaggggaaagccatTGCCATGGGGCAGGTTCCAGGTGGGCAGAGCCTGAATacttcagaaaggagaaacagttGTCTGAATGCCACAGTGTCAGGCATTGAGGAGACATGCTGAGCAGTAACATGTGAATTTCCATTTGTTCGGAGTGGCTCCAGCTTCTACCATTTGGCAGTAGTGGTACCACATTGACCATGGCAGTCCCCTCCCAGTAGAGCTATTTCAGAATTCTCCTCTTGCTTGGTTTCAAAAAGTTTATTGCATAAGGGACAGGAAGGCAGCCATGGGACATGTTATCTGGACCCTTGTTTATTTATTATGGGGGCCTGCAGAGATAATTTCAACTTCCAGATGCAAGGGGGTTTTTACCTTCAATGATTCCCCAAGGTGTTTTCCTGCCCAGGACTCTTTTGCCATTCACTTGGTACTCCTTGTCGCTGCCCACTACTGCGAAGGGCATGCTTTCCTGCTGGGGAAAGACATGTGGAGAGACCTATTGAACCCACTCCAGAGAGCAGCACCATCACTGTTCCCCATCCATCTTTCCTCCTCTCAGCTCATGAAACACAAGACCTTCTCCAAGGAAAGAGGTTTTCTAGAGCAACACTTCATTGGCTGTCCTCTTCCCCTGTCAGTGATATCCCTAGCATTTTGGGCCCTTGCTTTACAAGTGTCCTTGCacccctcttcctccccccacACCAAGCTTAGTGGGTAGCTTGCTGCAGTGCCAAGGGCTCTGGAGTGGAGGGCAGAGCTTTTCTGCACCatcttcagcatttctgaagagGGGGATGACCAGAGAAGTAAGTACCTCAGCGTAACCAGGAGGTCTGTCACCCCGGGGCTGCTCTATGGATAGTTTGCAGTGAGTATTTCTTAGCAAGTTTGTAGTTCTTCACCAAAAGAAGGAGACGACTCAAAATAATCCTCCCCAAAAAGACACATGAATGTTCAACAAGTTTAATAGCTGAAATGGTTGTACTGAGGAAGGCCAGAAATGTGGCAGGGATGCAGCTTTCCTGACAAGTGGGACATTTGGTGAGGCTATTTGGGATCCAGATATCTCTAAGCACAGGGAGGAACCATCTGCTTCCAGAGCACAGGATGCAGGAGACCCTGCTATCTCTAAGGTTGTGCGGATGTTCATAGATTTACTCTGCTTTACAGATATCCCTGTGCCTGGGAAGGGACTGCAACTaccacagaaatggaaattaaaaagcagtttatttcttctgtgtgaGGGCAATGATGCTGAAGTGCAGAACAAAATGTGCCCTCCTCAAAACCAGTAACATTTTGGATACGAAGCAAAACCCATCTAGTCTTTTCCAGAATGGATGATGTATCACCAAATGGAAAATGATTAATTAAGATGGGGAAGGTGGGAATTTCTGTTGGGGCTGTGACAGCTGGAGAAGTTGAAAGGGCAAGTGTCAGGCTGCAGTGCAAGAATCCTGGAATTTCTTGAGGACTGCCACAGAGGCCAATCTATTTTCATTAGTGGCCTAGCCACAAAAATTATGAGTGGGATAATTTAATGCATTAGCATTGCAAGGCCAAGAGGTTTTGTCAGTGCAAATGCAGACTGGGTTATTATCCGGGAAGATGTAAGTCTGAGGCACAAAGAGCAGCTTTTAGGGAATAACATCAAGAATTTCTGCTATGACTTCAGAGCTCAGGAACAAGCAGCGACTGAAGGAGTGGAAGGACCTCATGTCCTAGTCAGTCACGAGATGACCACGAGCCACCAGTGTGATGCAATTGTTTAAATAATACATGTGGTTCACAGGCTTAGCAGTTCAGATCTCAGAAGAGATGGGGAAGCATGAGGTACCAGAACCAGTGCTAGAAAATCAAATCAGACTGGTGCAGTCACAGAAAAATACGACTAGGAGCATGGAGTACTGAGGAAAAGGAAGCTCATCCAAAGGAGCTTGTCTCCTTTAACTGACCAGAAGGTCAGCAAGGgataatatttttctctataaATGCCTTGGGTGGTGGAGGGGACCACTAGGTAGAACTGCTTGAGTCAGTGTTGGCACAAGAACACAGATATAATCCTGGGTACAACCTAGCCATGAACAGGCTAGAAATTAGGAGACAGTTGCTGACACTCTGAGGAGGGAAGGATGGGACAAGCATTCTtacaggggctgggggagcaaCGAACTGGGCTGCTTTTCGGGTTGAGTTTGGTCAGCAGATAAGAGGGCTCATGGGGCAGTTATCTGGGACAGAGGCTGCACATCAGCCACACACCAGGCCCTTTGGTCCTTGACAGTGACCGAACAGAGCATTCAGCAAGAGGAGGCGGAACACAGTCCTTCCTCACTCCAGCCTTCATAGCACCCTGTAGTAACAACAGAGACAAATTAAGCTGGGAAGGAGGAATGACCACCCCTTACATCCATTGCATCTTTCATTCAGGGACCGTGAAGCACTTAAAATCTTCTAGTGACAGATGTCTGTTTTACACACATTAAACATGACCAGTCCTCATCCCCCCCTTCCATTCCCACAATAAAATGTTTCCTACCCTGATTTTGTCATTCTCTGTTTTATCCTCCAAGTCCTCATCAAATTCTTTCTGAGGGTAAAACTCGATCCCATTTACTTCTAGCTCTTTGCGCACCTGGTGAGAGAGACATTTTGGAGCACAAAGCTACACAAACctgaaaggaaggcaggcaggacagctgagcaAACACATCTGGGACATCCTTCCagcgggcaggggctggagggatTGTCCACAGGGAAGTGTGCAGCAAAGTGAGGACACATGGCAGCAATGATGAGTCTTTCTTCCCCAACCCCAGTTACTTGTCTGGCTCTGCAGTTCCCGTGACAGAGTCTATCACGAGATGTCACAGGGTTACACGGGTTTCTTCCCCCTCTGAAAGATACCCTCAGAGCCATAAACAGGTACATCTTCAAGACTTACCCACCAACCTAGTGTTGGACTCCATGCATGCCCTAGAGACTGCACGGCAATCCCAGGAAGGAGGGAACCACTCATTTCTCCCATCTCCAAGCCGGGGCAGGGAAGGATCCCATGCAGGAGAGGAGATACTCACTCTTTGTTTGAATTCGGTCTTCTCCTCCAAGGTCATGGTGTCAGCCTTGGCAATAACTGGGATGATGTTCACTACCTTGCTGAGATGTTTCATGAACTCCAGGTCCAAAGGCCGCAGGCTGCAGCCCAAGAGGGAACAACATGGAAGGGGTCACTTTACCCTCCTTGCCTTTCATCCTAGTGACTCTCCCAGCATCAGGGCACCTATGAAACCTCCCTGTATGAACCCTGCTTGCTGCCACCGTACTCTTGGCTCCTCCCCATCCATCCTGCCCTCTCCCAAAAAACACAGTAACGTTTCTCCTGCCCTTGTTGTTCTAGACCCTTTCAAGCTCTGCAGCACCCAAAGTTAAGCTAAACAGTGGTGAGCCCCCCAGGCAGGACTCCTGGGTCTGTGGCTGTGATGGAGCAGTGCAGGGTATATGTCTGGCACAGAAGTAGCAAGGGCTTGACGAAGGATAAGGGATTGAGTACATACGAGTGGCCTGTGGGGGAGATGAAATAGAGGCAGCAGTGCACTCGCGTGTCTGGAATTCGTTTCTTCCTTGCAATATTCACCTCCTCTTTCAAAAATTTTTCATATTGCTCGTTGATGTATTTTTCAATAGGCTCCCAGCTGTTAAGGTGGGAGAGAGAGATGAATAGACAGGTACAAATCTCCTCGTGTTCCTGCCTACAGTGTTCCCAGCTctgacagcagcaaagcaacacAGGCACAAAAAATATCCACCACAAGCATCTCACCATCAGCAGGTAAGTTTAAGAGCTTCTGTAACTGGGCACAGAAATTGGCACTTGCTGTGTAAAGTGCGCACACCCCCAGGCATGCACACAGACCCATGGTGTTCACAGTTACACTTTCTTCTTACTGCCCCCCTGAAAGCAACAGGATCCCAGACACTTTCCAAACCAAGTAGGTGAGTTGCTCTATATAACATCTTAAGTCCAGCCCTTTCTGGGACACAAGGTCTTGACTGTATGAAACTCACCAGTTCTCATTGTTGATCTGATCCCCGAATCCTGGTGTGTCAATCACTGTCAGCTTCATTTTGACACCACCTTCTTCGATGACTGGGCAAGAAATTGCAAACAATCATACATCTCCCTGGGGACACGCTCTATCATGCAACATGTCTGTGCCAAGAGCACTGTGCCCTGATCCCCACCCAGCAAGCATGACCAGACCAGGCTGGGTCATGCCTCGACAGTTGTGACCCCCACTTCCATTTCTGACCCCAGATTTTGGTAACATCTGCACCAAAGCCACCTTACACCACTTTGCCACAGGAAAATGGATTTGTGCTCAGCCTGTGGCCCAGAGGTAGTACCTGTCTTGCACAACTTGTCCTCCCCTGAAACACAGAATCCTGAACCTGAAATGATGCTTATTACTCTGCACCGCTGTAGAAGCTGTGCTGATGCTTTGCCACAAGGAGATGTGCTCAACTGGGCTTGGGATGGGACCCACCGATGCGATTTGTATAGATTATTAACCAATTGCAGGTGAGAATGACTTACAGCAAGGCTTAAAGAAATATCTGTATGTCTTTTTCTACCCCTCACTTTTGGCTGTGGCATCAGTGTTATTGCTGTTTAAGAAAACCCTTGGTTGGGTCTGAGGCCATCTAAAACTGGCACTTGTCCTTTAGGTTCCCATGGAGAAAGGGCTGCCTAATACCAAATAACTGTTTGCATAGACTACTGGGGTCTTCCGCAAGACAGTGCTGAAGCATCAGCACTGCCTCCACCCCAGCAGCCTAGCTCTTACCATGCCCAATGGCTTTGATCTCCACCGTCTTGGGGATCTTCTCCTCCCGGTTCCAGCCTGAAGATTTGCGGCTCACCTGGGATTTGAAGAGGGTGTTCACCAGTGTCGACTTTCCCAATCCGCTCTGACCTGAAGATTGCAAAGAGGAAGCTCATGACATCAGCCCGACAatgccagcagcccaggggacagaggctggctggcagctgaaGGGGCTGCAGGTGTCTCCTTGACTTATGCAAGTGCTCCTTTCCCCTAGAGCAAGCGCTGTCTGCTCCCTCATGCcctccctgcagggctcccTCTCCTACCTGACCTCACAGGACAGTCCCTGGCCATGGTTCCCAGTACCTCAGGTGGTCCCTGCCTACCTACAACCATGATGTTGAAGTCGAAACCTGTCTTCATGGTTTTCTTGCGCATCTGCTCAATGATGGTGTCAATACCGATGTAGCCCAGCAAGTTGGCATTAATGCCCATGGGTTTCATTGGTACAACTGGTTTTTGTCGTGGCTCTGGGACCAGCTCAGACATGGCTGCTTCGTTCTTGCTTTCCACTGGCCCTGCATGGggagaaagattaaaaaatcaTCACTGAGGTGTAACGACAACCTCCCTGCTGACCTGCCACAGGGGTTGAGGGCAACTTAGAGCATCCATttcaggggctgctggggatggctgaatGGCAAGATTTCAGCAATAAGGCTCTTCGTGGAGGAACATCTACCTGAGTTTCCAGCACACTCTTCTATGTATCACTCCAGATGAGGAGGTGGAGAAGTGGGTTTCTCTGAGCATGCAACATATTGGTGGCTACCTCCAAACAGTAGGGGCAGACCCAGTGAAGCTGTCTGGGCTCCTAATAGGGTGTCCAAAGCTCTGTGCATGTCTCCTCATTTTTGCCTCCCACTTCTGGCCAGGATCACCAGTGTTTTGCCTCTCCAAGTTTAGCATGAAATTTGCAATGGATCAGACTTTCCAAAATTATCATGTGTCAGGTCCCAGCATTGAAATAGTTTGGGATTTACCATCAGGCCTTACCAGCCTGGCCATCGCCAGGGCTGGCGGCATTACTGACCATGCTGTGCATGCTGAGTTCCTCAGAGGAAGGCAGTGTTGAAGTGCAAAGCATGGCCACAACCTCTGCGCTTGCCTCCTGCTCATAGATCGATGGTTTTTGCTATATTCAAGAAACTAATCATCATGATCAATAAAGTAATCATCTGCACCTTTCCCTCCTTGCCTCCCCCTCCTCACTTCTTCCATGTAAACCAAACGGACCTTTTTGGCCTCCCTAACCCTTTTTCAGGTGATGCCATGCACTGCTTGGGGCGGGCCTCATCCATCTATCTCTGTCTCTTGTCTCATTAGCGAGCAGCTCTCACCCGCTGGGAGGAAGCCAGAGGTTGGCAGAGGACagggcacagaagaaaaactgtaattgGTGGGGAAGGGAAGCATGAGGGATGAATCtagaaaggaagatgaaggggATGGGAATCAAACACCTTTCATATACAAGCCAGCTGCAAACTAGAGCCTCTGCCACTCTAATTACTTGACTCTCCCATGCTTTGTCTCATTAGATGGCTATTTTTCCAGGATAGGGACAGCGTGTGTTTTTGCTTGGTAAGCACTCCACTTGTTTTGGATGCCACTTCAGTTCAAGTATCTCACACTAAATTATCTGTTTGCATCATTTTGGTGGAGTATTTTGCTCCTCAGCAGAACCCACTGGCTGTGGAGGAGGACgtgagcagccaggcaggtgaCTGCCATTTGGTGGGTGACACATGCCTCTTGGAGAGGAAGGAGACTCAGAGGTCACTGGGCTGCAGACACTGATAGCACCAGCCCAGGGTCCCTGTGACAGCTCAGCCAGGCCAGGCAGAGACCAGGGTTGGGGAGAGGTGAGAGAGATTTTGTTGAAGGACAGGGTTAGGCTGCAACAGGCTGCATGGCTGGCTGGTGAACCTGCTTAGCATTCCCACACCAAGGCTCCTGTGCAGACACAAGGGCTGCTCTACACAGCaaagattttacattttataataGCTTTAATATCCCACTGTCGTCTGCTGAGGGCAGACCTTGCACAAGGGTCACCCTTGGCAGGGAGAAGGATGCCTTTACCCAGCTCCTCTTACACTGCTTGGGAAGTCTTTGATGTTAAACTGGGAGAAGGGATCTTCCCTCCATAATGAAAGGATGGTAGCACAGCCACCTGTGAATAGCACTGTGGGTAATGTCTGAAGGTTCTTGTACTATCTCTGTTCTACCTTGTCCACAGGGGAGAAGTCTGCTGGAGGATGCCCCCCCCTTCTGCTTTTCCCTACCAAGCAAGGACACTCTTGGGGTATCATCATCCTTTCCTGAAACAGCGAGCAGCACCCAGGGGGGACCAGAGCACAAGATGGACTGTTGGCTTGAGCCAGGCTGGCAATTCAGAACACCTCATGCTGCCGGGCatctgctggaggaggcagccTGCCGAGCCGAGTGCTTCTCAGCTGCAATCCACTCTTACACCCGTCACAGCTAGTCTGTGCCTTTCCTGCTGACAAAGCAACCCTTGGGGCTCCTGTTgtctttttccagctttctctaagctgctgccagccaggaaaGCCCATCTCTGGCACAGCATGAAGGGCCAAGACAGCCAGCTCTCCTGCACCCTGCCCTTCACTTatcctccccaggctgccccaCACCACCTGTACCACAGTCACATGCCATACccctcatcctgctgcagcatcctccaGTGTGCACCCCATACAGCCCTGCTAGGGTCTCACCTGCCccaaagagaagggagaagagaaagtgaGACGGGGAATGATGAGGGGATGTGGGCCAGGGTGATGTGGCCCCAGTGAGGCACTTTGGGCCTCAGAACTGGGGGCAAATAAACCGTGGAGGTGGGCAGGGAACAGGGCAAGTTGGAAAGAAgcccagctgagcagctgcaagGGATGGGTGCAGGACCTGGGCCATGTGGGCTGCAAATCCTTTGCTGCCCAGGCAATAGCTTGTCCTCAGGAAGTCTGTTGCCCTCTCCCTTATTGCTTAAACTCCTTGTTCTTACacaaggaggagaaaggaggaagttGCCAGCAGCCAACCTCAAGGCTCACTACAAGGTTCATAACTCATCCCTCAATCTCACTGAGGGACACTTTGCTCAGAGCCAGCAGGTGTTGCTAACTCTGCTGTGGACATCACAATACATGGCCATCCCTGGCTGGAGCAGGTATTTCAGAGTCAGGTTCCTGGACACCTATAAAAAGCCCTGAGACCAGGAGAAAATATCTGCAGAAGTCTCCTTAAATATTTCCTGGATTTCTTATCAGTGAGGTCAGCCTGAGCATTTTGATTTTGGACATCCAAGGTCTCGGGGTAGAcagccttcctttctcctcttggTCGTTTGCCTTCCTTTTTGTGTGAGACACCTTCCCATGCAGCCTCAGGCAGGGAAGACCCCATTTTGCAAAGAGGGACCTAAGGGCTCAGCTTTCTGCACACAATTTTCCACCTCTTGACTCCCCCAGAGGAATCCAGGAAGCCAACTGAGGAACAGCCTTCTGGGGTGTGCAAAACCAGGGCCAGAGCTATGAGAGGCACCTTGAGACATGAAACACGTCTACCTGCTCTCCTGGGAATGGCTGTTTTACGTGCAGTAATGCTAATGCTGCTAGGAAGCCTCATTAGTGCTCTGACTGACGGGTCAAGGGGTAGCATAATGCATCCTAGGCACATCCCATAGCCCCTCCAGCTGTCTCCTGTAATGAATACGTGATAGGACACTATGGTTGGTACAGCTGGTAATGAATAGAGGGTTAGTCGGGGCTAACCACTTACATCCACTGTTTGCATTGCCACCCTTTTCCACCTGCTGCTTTGTTCTGTGCGCTGACTGAAGCTCATTTAAGGGGGTGGCTGCTGGTGATACCTCTGCTGCCCGGTTCCAGTGCGAGGTggcccaggctgggctgccagGGGATAACCTCTGGCTCACAGGAGATAGTCCACTCAGATccagagcagggagaggcaCAGCATCggag
Encoded proteins:
- the SEPTIN3 gene encoding neuronal-specific septin-3 isoform X1; this translates as MEEDVAPRRSRLPTPGGTTGPSRIPAPPLQRVGPLRAPAAPTKRSCLLISLRRVGEGGGGPPWERLRGPGPVTPVPPRPRPPATEGLQRRGSASGTEAAPAAKMGVPCSPPRSGPVESKNEAAMSELVPEPRQKPVVPMKPMGINANLLGYIGIDTIIEQMRKKTMKTGFDFNIMVVGQSGLGKSTLVNTLFKSQVSRKSSGWNREEKIPKTVEIKAIGHVIEEGGVKMKLTVIDTPGFGDQINNENCWEPIEKYINEQYEKFLKEEVNIARKKRIPDTRVHCCLYFISPTGHSLRPLDLEFMKHLSKVVNIIPVIAKADTMTLEEKTEFKQRVRKELEVNGIEFYPQKEFDEDLEDKTENDKIRQESMPFAVVGSDKEYQVNGKRVLGRKTPWGIIEVENLTHCEFALLRDFVIRTHLQDLKEVTHNIHYETYRAKRLNDNGGLPPMTVETEENHESNL
- the SEPTIN3 gene encoding neuronal-specific septin-3 isoform X2, coding for MEEDVAPRRSRLPTPGGTTGPSRIPAPPLQRVGPLRAPAAPTKRSCLLISLRRVGEGGGGPPWERLRGPGPVTPVPPRPRPPATEGLQRRGSASGTEAAPAAKMGVPCSPPRSGPVESKNEAAMSELVPEPRQKPVVPMKPMGINANLLGYIGIDTIIEQMRKKTMKTGFDFNIMVVGQSGLGKSTLVNTLFKSQVSRKSSGWNREEKIPKTVEIKAIGHVIEEGGVKMKLTVIDTPGFGDQINNENCWEPIEKYINEQYEKFLKEEVNIARKKRIPDTRVHCCLYFISPTGHSLRPLDLEFMKHLSKVVNIIPVIAKADTMTLEEKTEFKQRVRKELEVNGIEFYPQKEFDEDLEDKTENDKIRESMPFAVVGSDKEYQVNGKRVLGRKTPWGIIEVENLTHCEFALLRDFVIRTHLQDLKEVTHNIHYETYRAKRLNDNGGLPPMTVETEENHESNL
- the SEPTIN3 gene encoding neuronal-specific septin-3 isoform X3, translated to MFKGPVESKNEAAMSELVPEPRQKPVVPMKPMGINANLLGYIGIDTIIEQMRKKTMKTGFDFNIMVVGQSGLGKSTLVNTLFKSQVSRKSSGWNREEKIPKTVEIKAIGHVIEEGGVKMKLTVIDTPGFGDQINNENCWEPIEKYINEQYEKFLKEEVNIARKKRIPDTRVHCCLYFISPTGHSLRPLDLEFMKHLSKVVNIIPVIAKADTMTLEEKTEFKQRVRKELEVNGIEFYPQKEFDEDLEDKTENDKIRQESMPFAVVGSDKEYQVNGKRVLGRKTPWGIIEVENLTHCEFALLRDFVIRTHLQDLKEVTHNIHYETYRAKRLNDNGGLPPMTVETEENHESNL